A segment of the Lelliottia amnigena genome:
CGATCGCATTGGCATTCAGGTGCTTCAGCGCTCAGGCTTCGATCCCCAGGCAATGCCTACGTTCCTCGAAAAATTGCTGGATCAGGCGCGCTATTCGTCTCGCCCGCCAGAGATCTTACTGACGCACCCGTTGCCAGAAAGCCGTCTGTCCGATGCGCGAAACCGTGCCAACCAGATGCGCCCTGTCGTTGTGCAGTCGTCGCAAGATTTCTACATGGCAAAAGTCAGAACGCTCGGGATGTACAATTCAGGGCGAAATCAGCTCACCAGCGATCTGCTCGACAATTTGTCTAAAGGCAATATCCGTGAGCAAAATGCAGCGCAATACGGACGTGCGCTTCAGGCGATGGAAGCCAGCAAATTCGACGAGGCGCGTAAAGCGATACAGCCTTTGTTAACCGCTGATGCCAATAATCCGTGGTATCTCGATCTGTCGACCGATATTGATTTAGGCCAGAAGAAAACCACCGAGGCGATCAATCGCCTGAAAGGGGCAAAAGATCTGCGCACCAACCTAGTGCTACAGCTCAACCTGGCGAACGCTTACTTACAGGGTGGACAGCCGAAAGAGGCCGCCACAATACTCAATCGTTACACCTTCAACAATAAAGACGATCCTAACGGCTGGGATTTATTGGCTCAAACGGAAGCACAGCTCGGCAATCGCGACCAGGAACTGGCGGCACGCGCTGAAGGTTTCGCGTTAGTCGGACGTCTGGATCAATCCATTTCGCTGTTGAGCAGCGCCAGTTCGCAGGTGAAGCTGGGTAGTCTGCAACAGGCCCGATACGACGCGCGTATCGACCAGCTGCGTTCACTGCAGCAGCGGTTCAAGCCCTACGAGAAGATGTAATGTTTCACGTTGCCGAAAAGCCAAGGCATCCGCAACGTGAAGCGTGATGAATAAAAGGAGAATTCATGTCAGACGCGGTAAAAATTTATCATAACCCACGCTGCTCCAAGAGCCGCGAAACGCTTGAACTGGTGAAGTCAAAAGGCGTCGAACCGGAAGTGGTACTGTATCTGGAGACGCCGCCAGACGCACAGACTCTCCGCCAACTGTTGAGCATGCTGAATATGACAAGCGCGCGGGAACTCATGCGCCAGAAAGAAGATCTGTATAGGTCGTTAAATCTGGCGAACAGCCAGCTGACGGAAGATGAGCTGATTCAGGCAATGGTCGACAATCCGAAACTGATTGAACGCCCAATTGTCGTCGCGCATGGCAAGGCGCGTATTGGCCGTCCGCCGGAAGCTGTGCTCGATATCCTCAACTAATCCTGACGCCGCAGCGCTTTCAGAAAGGCCTGCGGCGTGCGATCTCCCAGTTTTTTCTGCGCTTTCCCCTCGTTATAAAACGCACACATTGTTGCCAGTAAGCATTCCACCGGCTCAGCCTGAATACGCGGAATAATCTCCACCAGCCGCGCCGTCACCAGCACGGTATTTTGCTTTCCACTACCGATTTCAGGGTTATCCCATCAGGGATAAAGGGCGACTCAAAACCAAAAGTCTCAATAGATTGTATATCGGTCGGACAAGCCTCTAGCAGCTCGCGAGTCCAGTTCACAAGTAATTGTGGCGATATCCCCGCGTAAACCCGCGCAAAACACCAGCCGCTGACGGGCTCCCGCGCCCAGAGCACATGGTGCTCGCCGCCGTCGTCCATATGCAGTGAAAGTGAAAGATGATGAAGTTCAAGATGGTCCGGTCGTTGCCCCGCCTTTATCGCTTTGATGCCGCTCAGCGGCGCGCCCTGACGCGGTGTCACCGCTGCTTTTAGGTAGCGGTTTAATGTCGCGCGAGAGACGCGAATACCCAGAAAATCGTTGACCACCAGCAGAAGCTCATCAAGCGGCGCGCCTGTGGCATCACGCAGGGCATTAATCAGCGAGATCTGCTCTTGTCTCATCGCTTTGTGTATCAATTTGGGTGTGGTGTGGTTATCTGAAATATGCTCGCGGTGACGCCAGCGCCGAACGGTGGTGATGGATATCCCCAGTTCCAGAGAGAGCTCTTTGTCACTTTTATCGGACTTCTGAAGATACCGGCGAATACGCGGCGTGGTGGTTGCATTGGCGTGCAGTTTAATTTCCATCGAAAGGATTCCGTTAAATTTTCTCTAACCAATCTTATGAGATATACATTCACACTGTGATTGCATTGTGACCGATTTCACCTTTTTATCGTCACGCTCCACTGATAATCCACACACATAACATAAACCACGTCACTCAATCTTGTACGGAGTTCACAATGAACAATGTTCTGGGATTTCTTGAAGCAAAACTGATGCCACTGGCGGCTAAAACGGCTCAGCAGCGTCATCTGGGGGCTATTCGTGGCGCCTATGTTTCTTTCATGCCATTTATTATTGTCGGCTCGATCCTGCTGGTTATCTCTTCTTTCCCTAATCAGACCTACCAGCAGTTTATGTCTCAGGCTTTTGGTGCGAGCTGGAGCGCCATTATCGAGATCCCCTTCAATGCAGTGTTCTCCACAATGTCGCTGTTTATCAGCTTCCTCGTCGCCTACCGACTGGCGGAGCACTACAATGAAGACCGCGTGTCGTGCGGCATTCTTGCGCTGGTCAGTTTCCTGATCCTCACGCCGTTTATCAAAGTGGCAGAGAACGGCGGCATCACGGTCATACCCGTGGAATGGATCGGCAGCAAAGGGCTCTTTGTGGCGATGATTGGCTCGCTGCTGTGGACTGAATTGTTCTGCTGGCTCAAGCGCAAAAATCTGGTGATCAAAATGCCAGAAGGCGTACCGCCTGCGGTACAGGAATCGTTCGCCGCGCTGATCCCCGCACTGGTGGTCATGATTCTGGTGCTGATGATTCGCATCGCGTTTGAAAACACCCACTACAACACCATTCACCAGTTCATCTACGACGTGGTCGCCACGCCAGTGCGCCATTACGGGACATCCTACTTTGGTGCGCTGATGACGGTGTTCAGCATCACCATTCTGTGGTCAGTGGGCATTAACTCCGGCTCAATGATTAACGGCATTATTCGTCCACTGTGGATGGAAAATCAGACCGACAATATCGCCGCCATTCAGGCTGGCGTCACCCCGCCGCACATTATCACCGAACAGTTTTTTGACATGATTTGGATGGGCGGCGCAGGTGCAACGCTGTCTCTGGTCATTGCTATGCTGATTTTTGCTCGCAGTAAAAACATGCGCGAAGTGGCACGACTTGGCGCGGGGGCGTCGGTATTTAACATCAATGAGCCAATTCTGTTTGGTCTGCCGGTCATCATGAATCCGATCATGCTCATCCCGTTCAATCTGGTGCCGCTGGTGCTCGTCACCGTGCAATATGCCGCGATGCAACTCGGCGCGGTGGCGGTGACGACGGGTGTGTTCATCCCCTGGACGCTACCGCCGGTGATCAGTGGATTTATCGTCACCGGGCACATTAGCGGCAGCGTGATGCAGCTCCTCAATCTGCTTATCGGCGCGATGCTCTACCTGCCGTTTATGCGCATCCTGGACAAACAATACCGCGCCGCGGAGCTTGCCACCGCGATGCCAACTGAAACCACGCTGGCTAAACAGGAGTAAACCATGTGGGGAATTATTGCGACCTGGCGAATGGCGCTGGAAGGGGTCACGGAGTCGGCAGCGGCCCTGGCTGCGGGAAAGCCGGTTTCAACGGCGGTGGTCGATGCCGTCGCGACCGTCGAGGACTTCCCGTTTTATAAGTCCGTCGGTTATGGCGGTCTGCCAACCGAGAACGGTGACGTTGAGCTGGATGCCGCCTATATGGATGGCGACACGCTGGCCTTCGGCGCAGTCGGCAATCTGGTCGACATCGCGAATCCGATCCGCGTGGCGCATGCCTTGAGTCGCCAGCGCTATAACAGTCTGCTGGTTGGTCAGGGTGCGCGTGAATGGGCGCTCAGTCAGGGCTTCGCCGACAAGAAAATGCTCACCGACAGAGCGTTGCAGCACTATCGCAAGCGCTGTCGTGAAACGCTGGATAAAGGATTAAGCCCCTATAACGGGCACGATACGGTCGGGATTATCGGGCTGGATAGTCACGGTTCGATGAGCGTCGCCACGTCCACCAGCGGTCTGTTCATGAAAAAGCGCGGGCGACTAGGCGATTCGCCCATCATTGGCTCCGGTTTTTACTGCGACAGCGAAACGGGTGCGGCGACCGCAACAGGCGTGGGAGAAGACCTGATGAAAGGCTGTACCAGCTACGAAATCGTACGTCGTATGGCTCAGGGTATGACCCCGCAGCAGGCGGCGGATTCCGTGGTCTTCGAACTGGAAGACAAGCTGATGTCGCGCTTCGGGCGCGTGGGCGATCTCTCGGTGGTCTGCATGAATAGCAAAGGGGAATTTGGCGCAGCAACCAATATCAAGACGTTCTCGTTTGTCGTCGCCACTGCGCGTCAGCCCCTCACCGTTTTTCGCACCGAGCGTCAGCATGAGAAAACCCATTATCAGCCTGTCGATGACCTGTGGATGCAGGATTATGCCGCACGCATTCGTGCGCCGATTGAGGAGTAATCATGACGACTTATCAGTTCATTAGCGCCCTTTCCCAGGCGGAGCCTGAGGGCCATTTGATTGCCCGCGCGTCATGCAGCCAGCTACCCGATACCGCCTTGCTGCATGAGATGCGCGACGCAAAAAATGTCGCCGATACCCGCTTCGGCTGTGCGCCGTTTGCGCGCATCACCCTTCTGCCGGACGCATTGTGGCAGGACAATTCAGGCGAAAGTTTGCTCGCTGCGCTGCGGCCCCTTTTTTCTGCTCCGGCAAGCGAAAACGTGATTATTGACGTCACTCACGTTGATGACACCGTACTGGCGAAGCTGCTGCGTTTTCTGTTCAACCAGGCGCATCGGCTCAGCGATTTGCAGTTGAAAAAGACGGATTCCTCGGCAATTCGCCTTCGCCACATCACCGCACTGTGTCTGCCCGAGCAGCAAGAACGTTTAACGTCGGTTTTCCTTCAGGAACAGGCGACGGCGAACGGGATGATCGCCGCGCGGCGGCTATCGGATATGCCCTCTGACCGTTGCACGCCGCAGTTTGTGGTCGAGGAATCGCAAAGATTTTGTGCCGCTTTCCCTTCCCTGCGCTGCGAAGTACTTGATGAACAGCAGATTATTGATCAAGGGATGGGGCTGCTGCATGCCGTTGGTAAAGGCGCTACCTGCCCACCACGACTGCTGGCAATCCATTACGACGGTATCAAGGACGGCCCGGTGCGTTGTTACGTCGGTAAAGGCATCACGTTTGATACCGGGGGTCTGTGGCTTAAAGACGGTGCGGGCATGTACACCATGAAATACGACATGTGCGGTGCAGCAAACGTGATGGGGCTCATGCTGACTATCGCTGAGCTGAATCTGCCTGTGCGGGTGATGGGCGTACTGGCGCTGGCGGAAAATGCGATCGGGCCAGACGCGATGCAGCCCGGTACGGTGGCGCGCGCCTGCAACGGCATGACGGTAGAAATTAATAACACCGACGCTGAAGGGCGATTAGTGCTGGCCGATGCCATTGCGTGGGCGAGCCAGCGTCATCCGCAGGCGCATTATATTATCGACATAGCAACCCTGACGGGCGCGGTGGTGAAGGCGCTGGGATATGAACTAAGTGGTTTGATGACGCAGGATGAGCGTTTAAGGGATCATTTAACCCGAGCAGGAATCAAGAGCGGAGACGAAGTGTGGTCGCTGCCGTTGGATGCGCGGCTGAAAAAACAGACTGAAAGCGCGATCGCCGATCTGTGTAATACGCCCACCAACAATGCCGCGATAAGTGCGTCGGCGGCGTGGTTATTACATCATTTTTGCCCGCCGCAAATTCCGTGGGCACATCTGGATATCAGCGGTACGGCGTTATGGCGCGAAAGTGGCCGTAGCGTGGCATCAGGCAGACCGATTCCGCTATTGGTGGAACATTTGTTGCTCGATATTAAAATAATGGATGAATGGATCGAAATGCATCAAAAAAGGCAGAGGTTGTAGGCCAAAGCAAGTGAAACGCCGCCGGGCAATGACGTCGGGCGGCAAAATTATAGTTTCAGTGTGTCTTTCACAAACGGGATCGTCAGCTTACGCTGGGCGGTAATCGACGCATGATCGAGCTGATCCAACGTATCAAAGAGTGTACGCATTTCGCGATCCAGGCGCTTAAGCAGAAAACGGCCCACGTCTTCAGGAAGCTCAAATCCACGCAGGCGTGAACGCAGCTGTAACGCCTGAAGCTTATCTTCGTCGGACAGCGGCTGCAGCTTGTAGATTTGCCCCCAATCCAGGCGAGATGCCAGATCCGGTAAGCCAAGATTGAGCTGGCGCGGCGGGCGATCGCCGGTGATCAGTAAACGGGTTTTGCCCGATTCCAGAATCCGGTTATACAGATTGAACATCGCCATTTCCCACTGCTCATCCCCGGCAATACATTCGATATTGTCGATGCACACCAGCGAAAGATGTTCCATGCCGTCGAGCACTTCCGGTACGAACCACGTGCGCTTGTCCAGCGGCACATAGCCAACCGCATCACCACGTTGCGAAAGCTCAGCACAGGCGGCATGCAAAAGATGGCTGCGTCCCGCGCCTTCGCGTGACCAGATATAAATGTATCCGCTGTGATCCTGGCGCAGCACGTTTTGCAGCGCAGCCAGTAAAGAGGGGTTATCACCCGGCCAAAAACTCGCGAAAGTTTCGTCGTCAGGAAGATAAAGTGGCAGAGAGAGCTGTGCCGGTCCGTTCAGAAATACCTCGATTAAGGTCTTACGTAAAATCGGCGAAGAGTTTACCACGGAACCTGCAATGAGAGAACCGGGCGGATCGTCCACCCGGTTTAACGATCAATGTGACACGTTTTCGCTGTCTTCCGCGTCCAAAATTTCTTCTTCAGGACGCAGTACGGAGATCAGTTTGAAGATCAGGCTCAGCCCCACGCCAACGATGGTGGCCAGCGCCATGCCTTTCAGCTCTGCCGCACCGATATGCACCTTCGCACCGCTCACGCCGATGATCAGAATGACCGAGGTCAGGATCAGGTTTTGCGTTTTATTGTAATCCACTTTGGATTCAATCAGCACGCGAATACCGGACGCACCAATCACGCCGTAAAGCAGCAAAGACACACCGCCGATGACCGGAACAGGGATGATCTGAATGGCTGCCGCCAGCTTTCCAACACAGGAGAGCAGGATCGCAAAAATTGCCGCCCCGCCGATTACCCAGGTGCTGTAGACGCGGGTTATCGCCATCACACCGATGTTTTCACCGTAAGTCGTATTTGGCGTTGAGCCAAAGAAACCGGAGATCATGGTAGAAAGCCCATTCGCAAACATCGAGCGATGCAGACCAGGGTCACGGATCAGGTCTTTTTTAACAATATTCGCCGTCACCACCAGATGGCCAACGTGCTCGGCAATCACCACCAGCGCGGCAGGCAGAATAGTGAAGATAGCAAACCATTCAAAGCGCGGGGTGTAGAACGTTGGCAATGCAAACCAGTGCGCTTGCGCAATCGCCGAGGTGTCGACCACGCCCATCGCAAAGGAGAGCGCGTAGCCCGCCAGCACCCCGATCAGAATCGGGATAATTGCCATAAAACCGCGGAACAGGACGGAACCAAACACGGTCACACCCAGGGTGACCAGCGAGATGATAATGGTTTTAGAGTCAGGCGATTGCCCATCGGCCGGCAACAGACCCGCCATGTTTGCAGCGACGCCTGCGAGCTCAAGACCAATGACGGCAACGATTGCGCCCATCGCCGCAGGAGGGAACATCACGTCCAGCCAGCCGGTACCGGCTTTTTTGACGATAAAGGCAACAACGCAGAACAACACGCGCACATGATGAAACCGCCCAATGCCACTTCGTATCCTAACGGCAACAGCAGCAGAACCGGCGAAATAAACGCAAAGCTTGAACCCAGATACGCTGGGATTTTTCCTTTACAGATGAAGAGATAAAGCAGCGTACCGACGCCGTTGAACAGCAGCACGGTGGCCGGGTTAATGTGAAACAGGATTGGCACCAGCACGGTTGCGCCAAACATGGCAAACAGGTGCTGCAAACTAAGCGGGATTGTTTGCAAAAGCGGCGGTCTTTCACTCACCCCGATAGTACGGCGCGTCATAGTGTTTTCCTCAAGTGTTGTGAGTTGTTGGTGTTTTTATTCAAAAAAAAGCCGACTATCAAAGTCGGCTTCTTATTCGTTATTCGATTATTTCGTACCAAAAATCTTGTCGCCGGCATCGCCAAGCCCCGGGATAATGTACCCGTGCTCGTTCAGACCCTGGTCGATAGAAGCCGTGTACAGCTCAACGTCCGGGTGCGCTTTTCCAGCGCCGCAATACCTTCTGGAGCCGCAACCAGCACCAGCACTTTAATGCTGTTACAACCGGCGTTTTTCAGCAGATCGATAGTCGCAATCATCGAACCACCGGTTGCCAGCATAGGGTCAACGACCAGCGCCATACGCTCATCGATGTTAGAAACCAGCTTCTGGAAATACGGAACAGGCTCAAGGGTTTCTTCATTACGGTAGATGCCGACAACGCTGATGCGCGCGCTCGGGACATGCTCCAGCACGCCTTCCATCATACCCAGACCTGCGCGCAGGATTGGCACAACGGTAATTTTTTTACCTTTGATCTGCTCAACCTGAACCGGACCGTTCCAGCCCTCAATGGTCACTTTTTCTGTGGCCAGATCGGATGTTGCTTCGTAAGTGAGTAAGCTTCCAACTTCAGAGGCCAGTTCGCGAAAACGCTTCGTGCTGATGTCATGCTCACGCATCAGGCCCAGCTTGTGTTTAACGAGTGGGTGCTTCACTTCCACAATCTTCATTCTCATTCTCCTCTGAGGTGGCTACCGCAAAAAAAATCGCCGGATTATACCGCTTTTTTCGGAGTGCGCCATACCCATCTTGCTTGACGACGATCAAGCAAAGTGATGAATACTGCGATATTGAGTCTACATCAAGACAAAAAAGAGCCCCGCATCGCGGGGCTTATTGGTCATTTACAAGGGTTAGAGCGACTCGCCGTTGGTCGCAATCACGTTCTGATACCACTCAAAAGACTTTTTCTTGCTGCGATTAAGCGTGCCGTGGCCTTCGTTATCTTTATCAACGAAGATGAACCCGTAGCGTTTTTTCATCTCGCCGGTTCCAGCAGAAACCAGATCGATGCAACCCCACGGGGTGTAGCCCATCAGATCGACGCCATCTTCAACGACGGCTTTTTTCATCTCACTGATATGCGCGGCAAGATAATCAATGCGGTACTGATCGTTCACCGTGCCGTCGCTTTCCTGCACGTCAATGGCACCGAAGCCATTTTCAACAATAAACAGCGGCAGCTGATAGTGATCCCAGAACCAGTTCAGGGAATAACGCAGCCCAACCGGATCAATCTGCCAGCCCCAGTCAGATTTTTGCACGTACGGATTGGAAACCAGACTTTTACTTTCGTCGTAATCCAGCTGCGGGTTATCTGGCGTCGCTTTGGTGGCGAACGACATGTAATAGCTGAAACCGATGTAATCCACACAGCCTTGTTGCAGCGCGGCAATATCGTCTGCCGTGATGTCCAGCGCAAAGCCGCGACGTTCAAAGTAGTTGAGCAGGTGCTGAGGATATTTTCCACGGACATGCACGTCGGTGAACCAGTAGCGACGGTGCATGGCGTTCATCGCCATCATGATGTCGTTCGGCGCGCAGCTCAGGGGATAGATTGGACACATCGCGATCATGCAGCCGATTTGCAGCGACGGATTAATTTCACGTCCGGCTTTGACCGCCAGCGCGCTCGCCACCAGTTCATAATGCGCCGCCTGGAACATGACCGGCTCGCGATCTTCACCCGGCTCATACTTCAGACCGGAGTTGGTAAAGGGCGCGAAATCTTCGTGGAAATTAGCCTGATTGTTGATCTCGTTAAACGTCATCCAGTACTTCACTTTGTGCTGGTAGCGCTCAAAAGCCACCGTTGCGAAACGCACAAAGAAATCGATCAGCTTACGATTACGCCAGCCGCCGTATTCAGTGACCAGATGGTAGGGCATCTCAAAGTGGGAAAGGGTAATCACCGGCTCGATACCGTATTTCCGGCATTCGTCGAACAGATCGTCATAGAACTGCAAACCGGCTTCATTGGGTTCCAGCTCATCACCATTCGGGAAAAGGCGTGTCCAGGCAATCGAGGTGCGGAAACATTTAAAGCCCAGCTCGGCAAAAAGTTTGATGTCTTCTTTATAGCGATGGTAAAAGTCGATGGCTTCGTGGTTTGGGTAGTTTTTACCCGGCAAAACGCCGTTGGTGATTTCTCGCGGTACGCCATGGGCGCCAACGGTCATCACATCGGCAACGCTGACACCCTTGCCGCCCTCTTTCCAGCCGCCTTCCAGCTGATGTGCCGCGACCGCGCCACCCCACAGAAAACCTTCTTTGAATACTGGCATGCTTTTTCCCTCAGTCTGCGTTATGTTCTGCAAAAACCATTACAGAAACCGGTTTCAGTGGAATCATGTGCAATGCCATAAGGGGTTGCAAGCACATTACAGAAACCGGTTTCATTTTCGTGAACGGTATCAAGTTTGTCTTCGCGCGAGGGTTAAATGTGTAAATTTCCAGCGACTTTTTGTGACAACAGATTAGGCTCGCAAACGTTTGCCTGGACTGTTAGAATTGCGCCGATTTTTCTTACTATCGCAATGCAATCGCGTGGGGACTTGAGCCGTGACCAACAAAACTTCTCTCAGCTACAAAGATGCCGGTGTTGATATTGACGCAGGTAATGCGCTGGTTGACCGAATCAAAGGTGTGGTGAAAAAGACCCGCCGTCCTGAAGTGATGGGCGGTCTGGGTGGATTCGGCGCACTGTGTGCACTGCCGCAAAAATATCGCGAACCTGTTCTGGTTTCTGGCACTGACGGCGTGGGAACGAAACTGCGTCTGGCAATGGATCTTAAACGCCACGACACCATCGGTATCGATTTGGTCGCTATGTGTGTCAATGACCTGGTCGTACAGGGTGCTGAGCCGCTGTTCTTCCTCGACTATTACGCCACCGGCAAACTCGACGTTGATACCGCAGCAAGCGTAATCACCGGGATCGCTGAAGGCTGTCTGCAGTCTGGCTGTTCGCTGGTCGGTGGTGAAACGGCAGAAATGCCGGGGATGTACCACGGTGAAGATTATGACGTCGCGGGATTCTGCGTCGGTGTAGTAGAAAAATCAGAAATTATCGATGGCAGCAAAGTGACCGATGGCGATGTGCTGATTGCGCTGGGATCCAGCGGCCCGCACTCTAACGGTTACTCGCTGGTGCGTAAAATCCTCGAGGTGAGTGGAAGCAATCCAGAAACTATCGAGCTTGAAGGCAAGCCGCTGGCCGATCACCTGCTCGCGCCAACCCGCATCTACGTCAAAAATATTCTTGAGCTGATTGAGAACGTTGATGTTCATGCCATCGCCCACCTGACCGGTGGCGGATTCTGGGAAAATATCCCGCGTGTTCTTCCTGATAATACCCAGGCCGTGATTGACGAATCCTCATGGCAGTGGCCAGCCGTGTTCAACTGGCTGCAAACAGCGGGTAACGTTAGCCAGCACGAGATGTATCGCACCTTCAACTGCGGCGTTGGGATGCTCATCGCGCTGCCAGCCAGTGAAGCAGACAATGCCATTAGCCTGATGCAGGCAAAAGGTGAAAACGCGTGGAAAATCGGTATCATCAAAGCCTCTGATTCCGACGAGCGTGTGGTCATTGAATGAAAAATATAGTGGTGCTCATTTCCGGTAACGGAAGCAATTTGCAGGCAATCATTGACGCCTGCAAACAGAAACAGATTAATGGCACCCTACGCGCAGTTTTCAGCAACAAGGCCGATGCGTTCGGCCTTGAGCGCGCACGCGAAGCGCACATCCCCGCGCACGCGCTTGAAGCCGCTCAGTTTGCCAGCCGCGAAGCGTTTGACCGCGAACTGGTCCAGGAAATTGACGCCTATGCACCAGATGTCGTGGTGCTCGCCGGTTACATGCGAATTCTTAGCCCCGCGTTTGTCTCGCATTATTCCGGACGCCTGCTGAACATCCACCCTTCTCTTCTGCCAAAATATCCGGGTCTGTATACCCACCGTCAGGTGCTGGAAAATGGTGATGAGGAACATGGCACGTCGGTGCATTTTGTCACCGATGAGCTGGATGGCGGGCCGGTTATTCTGCAGGCCAAAGTCCCGGTGTTTGATGGCGACAACGAAGATGACATTACGGATCGCGTTCAGGCGCAGGAACATGCCATTTACCCGCTTGTGGTGAGCTGGTTCGTCGATGGGCGCCTGGAGATGCGTGAACACGCAGCCTGGCTCGATGGCGTAAAACTGCCCCCTCAGGGGCATGCTTCAGAAGAATGATTATTCAAGCCGGCGATTGCCGGCTTTTTGTTGCCTGCCATTCATAAAAACCATAAATAATCAGGAGGTTTAGCGCTAATTTTCACGCTGCGTGGTCGGTTTACTGTCATACTTTTCTGGCACAGTTGGACATCTCGTGGCAAAGCTCGCCATAATAGAATCGAGACGGATTTGCTGCGTCCCGTGATTGAAACGGAGTGTAAGTTGTAATGGGTCAGGAAAAGTTATACATCGAGAAAGAGCTAAGCTGGTTAGCGTTCAACGAACGTGTCCTTCAGGAAGCGGCTGATAAGAGCAACCCGCTGATTGAGCGTATGCGTTTTCTGGGGATTTACTCCAATAACCTGGATGAATTCTACAAGGTGCGTTTTGCTGAGCTGAAACGGCGGATTATCATCAGCGAAGAGCAGGGTTTGAACTCTCATTCGCGTCATCTGCTAGGCAAAATTCAGGCGCGAGTACTGAAGGCAGATCAGGAATTCGACGGTCTGTATAACGAACTGCTGCTGGAAATGGCGCGCAACCAGATTTTCCTGATTAACGAACGTCAGCTTTCTGCCAATCAGCAAGCCTGGCTGCGGCACTATTTCAAACATTATCTGCGTCAGCACATCACGCCGATTCTGATCAATCGTGAAACGGATCTGGTGCAATTCCTGAAGGATGACTACACCTATCTGGCGGTTGAAATTATTCGCGGCGAGTCCATTCGCTATGCGCTGCTGGAAATCCCGTCGGATAAAGTGCCGCGCTTCGTCAATCTGCCGCCGGAAACGCCACGCAGACGCAAGCCAATGATCCTGCTGGATAACATCCTGCGCTATTGCCTGGACGATATCTTCAAGGGCTTCTTCGATTACGATGCGTTGAACGCGTATTCGATGAAAATGACCCGTGATGCCGAATACGATCTGGTTCATGAGATGGAAGCCAGTCTGATGGAGCTGATGTCGTCGAGCCTGAAACAACGCCTGACGGCAGAGCCGGTG
Coding sequences within it:
- the gmuC_2 gene encoding PTS system lactose/cellobiose family transporter subunit IIC, which produces MNNVLGFLEAKLMPLAAKTAQQRHLGAIRGAYVSFMPFIIVGSILLVISSFPNQTYQQFMSQAFGASWSAIIEIPFNAVFSTMSLFISFLVAYRLAEHYNEDRVSCGILALVSFLILTPFIKVAENGGITVIPVEWIGSKGLFVAMIGSLLWTELFCWLKRKNLVIKMPEGVPPAVQESFAALIPALVVMILVLMIRIAFENTHYNTIHQFIYDVVATPVRHYGTSYFGALMTVFSITILWSVGINSGSMINGIIRPLWMENQTDNIAAIQAGVTPPHIITEQFFDMIWMGGAGATLSLVIAMLIFARSKNMREVARLGAGASVFNINEPILFGLPVIMNPIMLIPFNLVPLVLVTVQYAAMQLGAVAVTTGVFIPWTLPPVISGFIVTGHISGSVMQLLNLLIGAMLYLPFMRILDKQYRAAELATAMPTETTLAKQE
- the yfgC gene encoding TPR repeat-containing protein YfgC; its protein translation is MFRQLKKTLVATLIAALTVSQVMPAFADSADTLPDMGTSAGSTLSIGQEMQMGDFYVRQLRGSAPLINDPLLVQYINGLGMRLVAHADSVKTPFHFYLINNDEINAFAFFGGNVVLHSALFRYSDNESQLASVMAHEISHVTQRHLARAMEDQKRTAPLTWVGALGSILLAMASPQAGMAALTGTLAGTRQGMISFTQQNEQEADRIGIQVLQRSGFDPQAMPTFLEKLLDQARYSSRPPEILLTHPLPESRLSDARNRANQMRPVVVQSSQDFYMAKVRTLGMYNSGRNQLTSDLLDNLSKGNIREQNAAQYGRALQAMEASKFDEARKAIQPLLTADANNPWYLDLSTDIDLGQKKTTEAINRLKGAKDLRTNLVLQLNLANAYLQGGQPKEAATILNRYTFNNKDDPNGWDLLAQTEAQLGNRDQELAARAEGFALVGRLDQSISLLSSASSQVKLGSLQQARYDARIDQLRSLQQRFKPYEKM
- the yfgD gene encoding arsenate reductase encodes the protein MSDAVKIYHNPRCSKSRETLELVKSKGVEPEVVLYLETPPDAQTLRQLLSMLNMTSARELMRQKEDLYRSLNLANSQLTEDELIQAMVDNPKLIERPIVVAHGKARIGRPPEAVLDILN
- a CDS encoding peptidase T2, asparaginase 2 translates to MWGIIATWRMALEGVTESAAALAAGKPVSTAVVDAVATVEDFPFYKSVGYGGLPTENGDVELDAAYMDGDTLAFGAVGNLVDIANPIRVAHALSRQRYNSLLVGQGAREWALSQGFADKKMLTDRALQHYRKRCRETLDKGLSPYNGHDTVGIIGLDSHGSMSVATSTSGLFMKKRGRLGDSPIIGSGFYCDSETGAATATGVGEDLMKGCTSYEIVRRMAQGMTPQQAADSVVFELEDKLMSRFGRVGDLSVVCMNSKGEFGAATNIKTFSFVVATARQPLTVFRTERQHEKTHYQPVDDLWMQDYAARIRAPIEE
- the hda gene encoding DnaA regulatory inactivator Hda yields the protein MDDPPGSLIAGSVVNSSPILRKTLIEVFLNGPAQLSLPLYLPDDETFASFWPGDNPSLLAALQNVLRQDHSGYIYIWSREGAGRSHLLHAACAELSQRGDAVGYVPLDKRTWFVPEVLDGMEHLSLVCIDNIECIAGDEQWEMAMFNLYNRILESGKTRLLITGDRPPRQLNLGLPDLASRLDWGQIYKLQPLSDEDKLQALQLRSRLRGFELPEDVGRFLLKRLDREMRTLFDTLDQLDHASITAQRKLTIPFVKDTLKL
- the pepA_1 gene encoding leucyl aminopeptidase, which translates into the protein MTTYQFISALSQAEPEGHLIARASCSQLPDTALLHEMRDAKNVADTRFGCAPFARITLLPDALWQDNSGESLLAALRPLFSAPASENVIIDVTHVDDTVLAKLLRFLFNQAHRLSDLQLKKTDSSAIRLRHITALCLPEQQERLTSVFLQEQATANGMIAARRLSDMPSDRCTPQFVVEESQRFCAAFPSLRCEVLDEQQIIDQGMGLLHAVGKGATCPPRLLAIHYDGIKDGPVRCYVGKGITFDTGGLWLKDGAGMYTMKYDMCGAANVMGLMLTIAELNLPVRVMGVLALAENAIGPDAMQPGTVARACNGMTVEINNTDAEGRLVLADAIAWASQRHPQAHYIIDIATLTGAVVKALGYELSGLMTQDERLRDHLTRAGIKSGDEVWSLPLDARLKKQTESAIADLCNTPTNNAAISASAAWLLHHFCPPQIPWAHLDISGTALWRESGRSVASGRPIPLLVEHLLLDIKIMDEWIEMHQKRQRL